From the Primulina tabacum isolate GXHZ01 chromosome 3, ASM2559414v2, whole genome shotgun sequence genome, one window contains:
- the LOC142540013 gene encoding GDP-fucose transporter 1-like isoform X2, translated as MASIRLEASKPYYATSSLVIGYALCSSLLAVINKFAVAKFNYPGLLTALQYLTSALGVWILGKLGFLAHDPFVLETAKKFFPAAFVFYLAIFTNTNLLRHANVDTFIVFRSLTPLLVAIADTVFRRQPCPSKLTFLSLVIILGAAVGYVATDNGFTLTAYSWALAYLVTITTEMVYIKHMVMNLGLNTWGFVFYNNLLSLMMAPVFWIVTGEYVDVFMAIGRSSGGDLFNPVAFFAVSLSCVFGLLISFFGFAARKVISATAFTVTGVVNKFLTVAINVLIWDKHATPIGLVCLLLTLAGGVLYQQSVTGGAGNSSNQQESGLSNQIDQNNSADGYSDEDDEKGISDKISGV; from the coding sequence ATGGCTTCTATTAGATTGGAGGCATCTAAGCCATACTATGCTACCAGCAGTCTTGTCATAGGCTATGCTCTCTGCTCTAGCTTACTTGCTGTTATCAACAAGTTTGCGGTCGCCAAGTTTAATTACCCGGGACTACTCACTGCTTTGCAGTACCTCACATCTGCTCTTGGGGTCTGGATATTGGGGAAATTAGGGTTCTTGGCACACGATCCATTCGTGCTGGAGACTGCTAAGAAGTTCTTTCCTGCGGCATTCGTCTTTTACTTGGCTATATTCACTAACACGAATCTCCTTCGCCACGCCAATGTGGATACATTCATAGTCTTTAGATCTCTCACTCCCCTTTTGGTGGCAATTGCAGATACTGTGTTTAGGAGACAGCCGTGTCCCTCCAAGTTAACGTTTTTATCCTTGGTGATCATATTGGGCGCTGCGGTTGGGTATGTAGCAACGGATAACGGGTTCACATTGACGGCCTATTCTTGGGCATTAGCATATCTTGTGACCATTACCACTGAGATGGTTTACATCAAGCACATGGTGATGAATCTTGGTTTGAATACGTGGGGATTTGTGTTTTACAATAATTTGTTGTCCCTGATGATGGCACCTGTCTTTTGGATTGTAACCGGAGAGTATGTTGATGTGTTTATGGCTATAGGAAGGTCGAGTGGTGGGGATTTGTTCAATCCGGTTGCCTTTTTTGCTGTCTCCTTGTCTTGTGTGTTTGGGTTGCTTATTAGTTTCTTTGGCTTTGCAGCTAGAAAGGTTATCTCAGCTACTGCATTCACAGTTACCGGTGTGGTGAACAAGTTTTTGACGGTTGCCATTAATGTGTTGATTTGGGATAAGCACGCTACCCCAATTGGTTTGGTGTGCTTGCTCTTGACTCTTGCTGGAGGGGTTCTCTATCAGCAATCAGTCACCGGAGGAGCTGGAAATTCTTCCAACCAGCAAGAGTCTGGACTATCCAACCAAATTGACCAGAACAACAGTGCCGATGGTTATTCAGATGAGGATGATGAAAAAGGCATTTCTGATAAAATTTCTGGTGTTTGA
- the LOC142540010 gene encoding uncharacterized protein LOC142540010, translating into MADEEEEDPITIKKVRKPGGGKCFQGRKNRFAKGRKNKVFYSEEEDCDDDDDDDFFFVSKPKRKHKLSCQEEEDDDIEDLYQQEPNDFEVKIPRKVIEKKNGGYTEKPRKRTKVSYQEEEEESDYDDSYEDDDEEFTPNEIDGFDEEELPVTKKNKIGRLRVRETQIARGKRGKRSTEVLKKTKRKEPMIKKNSRKRSRSDHGESPVMNPVSLMKKKLPKPVRGRRRKPSLDFDSDFVSTGSIDCEYTVSEEEREQVREASEFCGSVATSSRSSNVLKMIKEVEFLPLQRKCPGRKGKEKVVEMNVAVGKQVCGICLSEEGKRTVRGILNCCSHYFCFTCIMEWSKVESRCPLCKQRFATVCRTARDDGGHDLRDSVFQVPERDQVYQPSEEELRGYLDPYENVLCTECLQGGDDALMLLCDICDSPAHSYCVGLGREVPEGNWYCDGCRPTALASLNAPHLNPTPDLGACNSLPVISSPVATVRETFDLNELYVPETPQTQVAIPSPSPRHSNGDTQATSPGSGSGAFTLFERRRIQRQIHQLLNNRSRQLHGNGAVSPVTAISLFGSQITRDGALAHQHTVTQSRMVPQNTHRQGRLPDNSMPLLYRREVISPRVSSLRGHVLHNQASTSTNQTFDGLAHDEFVGINERIGRDACHQQLYPCSGTSNTGSEASISPFQFREAPVSSRTLQGPLRTPF; encoded by the exons ATGGCCGATGAAGAGGAGGAGGATCCGATTACGATAAAAAAGGTCAGGAAACCTGGGGGCGGAAAGTGTTTTCAAGGGAGAAAGAACAGGTTTGCAAAGGGAAGAAAGAACAAGGTATTTTATAGTGAAGAAGAGGAttgtgatgatgatgatgacgaCGACTTTTTTTTTGTCTCTAAGCCGAAAAGAAAACATAAGCTGTCTTGTCAAGAAGAGGAAGACGATGATATCGAAGATTTGTATCAACAGGAACCGAATGATTTTGAAGTCAAAATACCAAGAAAAGTTATTGAAAAAAAGAATGGCGGTTACACGGAGAAGCCTAGAAAGAGAACTAAAGTTTCATATcaagaagaagaggaagaaagcGATTATGATGATTCGTACGAAGACGATGACGAGGAATTTACACCAAATGAGATTGATGGCTTTGACGAGGAAGAGTTGCCTGTCACTAAAAAGAATAAGATTGGTAGGCTCAGGGTTCGGGAGACTCAGATTGCCAGAGGGAAAAGGGGAAAGAGGAGTACTGAGGTCTTGAAGAAGACTAAAAGGAAGGAAcctatgataaaaaaaaattcaaggaaAAGAAGTAGATCTGATCATGGCGAGTCTCCGGTTATGAATCCTGTGTCGCTGATGAAGAAAAAGCTCCCTAAACCAGTTCGAGGGAGGAGGAGAAAACCGAGTTTGGattttgattcagattttgtGAGTACTGGGTCAATTGATTGTGAATACACAGTCTCTGAAGAAGAGAGAGAACAAGTTAGAGAGGCTAGTGAATTCTGTGGAAGCGTGGCCACTAGCTCTAGGAGTTCAAATGTTTTGAAGATGATTAAAGAAGTAGAATTTTTGCCTTTGCAAAGAAAATGCCCAGGAAGGAAGGGCAAGGAAAAGGTGGTAGAAATGAATGTTGCAGTAGGAAAGCAGGTTTGTGGGATTTGTCTATCTGAAGAAGGGAAGAGAACTGTCCGgggaatattaaattgttgcagTCATTACTTTTGTTTTACTTGCATCATGGAGTGGTCAAAGGTAGAGTCACGATGCCCCCTTTGTAAACAAAGGTTTGCAACTGTTTGTAGAACTGCCCGAGATGATGGTGGGCATGATTTAAGGGATTCAGTTTTTCAGGTTCCTGAGAGGGATCAG GTGTATCAACCATCGGAGGAAGAGCTTAGGGGCTACCTTGATCCATATGAGAATGTTCTTTGTACTGAATGCCTGCAAGGTGGGGATGATGCTCTAATGCTTCTTTGTGACATCTGTGATTCGCCTGCGCATTCTTATTGTGTTGGTCTTGGACGTGAAGTACCTGAAGGAAATTGGTATTGCGATGGCTGTAGGCCTACAGCTCTTGCTTCCTTGAATGCTCCACATTTGAATCCTACTCCTGATCTTGGAGCATGTAACAGTTTGCCTGTTATCTCATCACCTGTTGCCACTGTCCGTGAAACTTTTGATCTCAATGAGTTATACGTGCCTGAAACCCCCCAGACTCAAGTAGCCATACCTTCTCCATCCCCAAGACATTCTAATGGAGATACTCAGGCTACATCACCTGGTTCTGGATCAGGTGCATTTACCTTGTTTGAAAGACGTCGAATTCAGAGACAGATCCATCAACTTCTTAATAACAGGAGTAGACAATTACACGGAAATGGTGCTGTTTCCCCTGTGACTGCTATTAGCCTTTTTGGTTCTCAAATTACCCGTGATGGGGCATTAGCACATCAACACACGGTTACTCAATCAAGAATGGTACCACAAAACACTCATCGCCAGGGAAGGTTACCGGACAATTCCATGCCTTTGTTGTATCGTAGGGAAGTCATTTCACCAAGAGTAAGCAGTTTGAGGGGACATGTACTTCATAATCAAGCTTCTACATCCACGAATCAAACATTTGATGGTTTGGCACATGATGAATTTGTTGGTATCAATGAAAGAATCGGTCGGGATGCGTGTCATCAGCAACTTTATCCTTGCAGTGGTACATCGAACACTGGATCTGAAGCTAGCATATCACCCTTTCAATTTAGAGAG GCTCCAGTATCTTCAAGGACATTGCAGGGACCTCTGCGAACGCCATTTTAG
- the LOC142540011 gene encoding calmodulin-binding protein 60 B-like isoform X2, giving the protein MNIKRLLGEGSEGGSEAGENKRRRLSSNIFREVTAGQLLQEYVPKLEPLIQTWVREAVDSSFEKLSSSHDQIEPSSVSRTWQLRFQSNIPRTIYTGSKILSDDKSPVKVILYDPTSQRIITSGSISSSKVDLVVLDGEFNPDDHDEMGQQFDRKTVQNREGKRPLVSGELIVQLQEGVGHIDEIIFTDNSSWIRSGKFRLGAKLHARSDRIRVREGISDAFKVKDHRGKSYEKLYPPSLDDEVWRLEKIAKDGPSHKKLEECKIHSVKDFLRLYFKNPLYLRSLLHNISNKMWATIVGHALTCPVDNKLYVFSTVQGTSLVFDSVHKVVGATFDGQNYHSLDKLDVYHVEVVEHLKQHAYDNSEDWVLVADPSIIGPISTLLASAGESSFNNPSLDHTNMEDYLETQMNVKHPTISFSQPYKGGEQYNSYLESVADQNQGTFNLALGNCFGVDNSPDEFLMGNGHTWASEDHYVGSQLLHQDLPEDGRPSGGARFRQSQHRHNVF; this is encoded by the exons ATGAACATTAAACGGCTACTCGGGGAGGGAAGTGAGGGAGGTTCTGAAGCTGGCGAGAATAAACGCCGGCGCTTAAGTTCCAA TATTTTCAGGGAGGTGACTGCTGGACAGCTGCTGCAAGAATATGTACCCAAATTGGAACCCCTCATCCAGACATGG GTGCGCGAGGCGGTGGACAGTTCGTTTGAAAAACTGAG TTCCTCTCACGACCAAATAGAACCATCCTCCGTATCCAGGACTTGGCAGTTGCGATTTCAGAGTAATATCCCCAGAACCATTTACACGGGGAGTAAAATTTTATCTGATGACAAAAGCCCTGTAAAAGTGATCTTGTATGATCCCACTTCCCAGAGAATAATAACTTCAGGTTCCATATCTTCAAGTAAAGTGGATCTCGTAGTCCTGGATGGTGAATTTAATCCTGATGATCACGACGAGATGGGACAACAGTTTGATCGCAAAACCGTGCAGAACAGAGAAGGGAAAAGACCGTTGGTAAGCGGAGAGTTGATTGTTCAATTGCAGGAGGGTGTAGGACACATCGATGAAATTATCTTCACAGACAATTCAAGCTGGATAAGAAGTGGGAAATTTAGATTGGGTGCTAAACTTCATGCCAGGTCTGATCGAATAAGGGTCAGGGAAGGAATTAGCGATGCCTTCAAGGTTAAAGACCATCGTGGCAAGT CATATGAGAAACTTTACCCGCCATCCTTGGATGATGAAGTTTGGCGATTGGAGAAGATTGCTAAAGATGGGCCATCCCATAAAAAATTGGAGGAGTGCAAGATACACTCTGTCAAAGATTTCTTGAGACTGTACTTCAAAAACCCGCTATACTTGCGTAGT TTGCTGCATAACATCTCCAATAAGATGTGGGCAACAATCGTTGGACATGCTTTAACCTGTCCAGTCGATAACAAGCTATACGTGTTCAGTACTGTGCAAGGGACCAGTCTAGTGTTCGACTCTGTCCACAAGGTCGTAGGAGCAACTTTTGATGGACAGAATTACCATTCTTTGGATAAACTCGACGTATATCATGTG GAGGTGGTGGAACATCTGAAGCAGCACGCATATGACAACTCGGAGGACTGGGTTTTGGTAGCCGACCCATCGATTATTGGCCCTATCTCGACTTTATTGGCAAGTGCTGGAGAAAGTTCATTTAACAATCCAAGTTTGGATCACACTAACATGGAAG ATTATCTGGAAACGCAGATGAATGTCAAACATCCAACTATTTCATTTTCACAACCTTACAAAGGTGGAGAACAATATAATAGTTACTTGGAAAGTGTGGCAGACCAGAACCAAGGGACGTTCAATTTAGCATTGGGAAACTGTTTCGGGGTGGACAATTCCCCTGATGAATTCTTAATGGGAAATGGTCATACATGGGCTTCAGAAGATCACTATGTCGGATCACAACTGCTTCATCAAGATCTACCGGAGGATGGTAGACCTTCAGGTGGAGCAAGGTTCCGGCAATCACAACACAGGCACAATGTCTTCTGA
- the LOC142540011 gene encoding calmodulin-binding protein 60 B-like isoform X3, whose amino-acid sequence MYPRTISFSSSHDQIEPSSVSRTWQLRFQSNIPRTIYTGSKILSDDKSPVKVILYDPTSQRIITSGSISSSKVDLVVLDGEFNPDDHDEMGQQFDRKTVQNREGKRPLVSGELIVQLQEGVGHIDEIIFTDNSSWIRSGKFRLGAKLHARSDRIRVREGISDAFKVKDHRGKSYEKLYPPSLDDEVWRLEKIAKDGPSHKKLEECKIHSVKDFLRLYFKNPLYLRSLLHNISNKMWATIVGHALTCPVDNKLYVFSTVQGTSLVFDSVHKVVGATFDGQNYHSLDKLDVYHVEVVEHLKQHAYDNSEDWVLVADPSIIGPISTLLASAGESSFNNPSLDHTNMEGEHDYLETQMNVKHPTISFSQPYKGGEQYNSYLESVADQNQGTFNLALGNCFGVDNSPDEFLMGNGHTWASEDHYVGSQLLHQDLPEDGRPSGGARFRQSQHRHNVF is encoded by the exons ATGTATCCTCGAACTATTTCTTTCAGTTCCTCTCACGACCAAATAGAACCATCCTCCGTATCCAGGACTTGGCAGTTGCGATTTCAGAGTAATATCCCCAGAACCATTTACACGGGGAGTAAAATTTTATCTGATGACAAAAGCCCTGTAAAAGTGATCTTGTATGATCCCACTTCCCAGAGAATAATAACTTCAGGTTCCATATCTTCAAGTAAAGTGGATCTCGTAGTCCTGGATGGTGAATTTAATCCTGATGATCACGACGAGATGGGACAACAGTTTGATCGCAAAACCGTGCAGAACAGAGAAGGGAAAAGACCGTTGGTAAGCGGAGAGTTGATTGTTCAATTGCAGGAGGGTGTAGGACACATCGATGAAATTATCTTCACAGACAATTCAAGCTGGATAAGAAGTGGGAAATTTAGATTGGGTGCTAAACTTCATGCCAGGTCTGATCGAATAAGGGTCAGGGAAGGAATTAGCGATGCCTTCAAGGTTAAAGACCATCGTGGCAAGT CATATGAGAAACTTTACCCGCCATCCTTGGATGATGAAGTTTGGCGATTGGAGAAGATTGCTAAAGATGGGCCATCCCATAAAAAATTGGAGGAGTGCAAGATACACTCTGTCAAAGATTTCTTGAGACTGTACTTCAAAAACCCGCTATACTTGCGTAGT TTGCTGCATAACATCTCCAATAAGATGTGGGCAACAATCGTTGGACATGCTTTAACCTGTCCAGTCGATAACAAGCTATACGTGTTCAGTACTGTGCAAGGGACCAGTCTAGTGTTCGACTCTGTCCACAAGGTCGTAGGAGCAACTTTTGATGGACAGAATTACCATTCTTTGGATAAACTCGACGTATATCATGTG GAGGTGGTGGAACATCTGAAGCAGCACGCATATGACAACTCGGAGGACTGGGTTTTGGTAGCCGACCCATCGATTATTGGCCCTATCTCGACTTTATTGGCAAGTGCTGGAGAAAGTTCATTTAACAATCCAAGTTTGGATCACACTAACATGGAAGGTGAACACG ATTATCTGGAAACGCAGATGAATGTCAAACATCCAACTATTTCATTTTCACAACCTTACAAAGGTGGAGAACAATATAATAGTTACTTGGAAAGTGTGGCAGACCAGAACCAAGGGACGTTCAATTTAGCATTGGGAAACTGTTTCGGGGTGGACAATTCCCCTGATGAATTCTTAATGGGAAATGGTCATACATGGGCTTCAGAAGATCACTATGTCGGATCACAACTGCTTCATCAAGATCTACCGGAGGATGGTAGACCTTCAGGTGGAGCAAGGTTCCGGCAATCACAACACAGGCACAATGTCTTCTGA
- the LOC142540013 gene encoding GDP-fucose transporter 1-like isoform X3, producing the protein MASIRLEASKPYYATSSLVIGYALCSSLLAVINKFAVAKFNYPGLLTALQYLTSALGVWILGKLGFLAHDPFVLETAKKFFPAAFVFYLAIFTNTNLLRHANVDTFIVFRSLTPLLVAIADTVFRRQPCPSKLTFLSLVIILGAAVGYVATDNGFTLTAYSWALAYLVTITTEMVYIKHMVMNLGLNTWGFVFYNNLLSLMMAPVFWIVTGEYVDVFMAIGRSSARKVISATAFTVTGVVNKFLTVAINVLIWDKHATPIGLVCLLLTLAGGVLYQQSVTGGAGNSSNQQESGLSNQIDQNNSADGYSDEDDEKGISDKISGAFFAQINMSLKEGRDGPDEP; encoded by the exons ATGGCTTCTATTAGATTGGAGGCATCTAAGCCATACTATGCTACCAGCAGTCTTGTCATAGGCTATGCTCTCTGCTCTAGCTTACTTGCTGTTATCAACAAGTTTGCGGTCGCCAAGTTTAATTACCCGGGACTACTCACTGCTTTGCAGTACCTCACATCTGCTCTTGGGGTCTGGATATTGGGGAAATTAGGGTTCTTGGCACACGATCCATTCGTGCTGGAGACTGCTAAGAAGTTCTTTCCTGCGGCATTCGTCTTTTACTTGGCTATATTCACTAACACGAATCTCCTTCGCCACGCCAATGTGGATACATTCATAGTCTTTAGATCTCTCACTCCCCTTTTGGTGGCAATTGCAGATACTGTGTTTAGGAGACAGCCGTGTCCCTCCAAGTTAACGTTTTTATCCTTGGTGATCATATTGGGCGCTGCGGTTGGGTATGTAGCAACGGATAACGGGTTCACATTGACGGCCTATTCTTGGGCATTAGCATATCTTGTGACCATTACCACTGAGATGGTTTACATCAAGCACATGGTGATGAATCTTGGTTTGAATACGTGGGGATTTGTGTTTTACAATAATTTGTTGTCCCTGATGATGGCACCTGTCTTTTGGATTGTAACCGGAGAGTATGTTGATGTGTTTATGGCTATAGGAAGGTCGAGTG CTAGAAAGGTTATCTCAGCTACTGCATTCACAGTTACCGGTGTGGTGAACAAGTTTTTGACGGTTGCCATTAATGTGTTGATTTGGGATAAGCACGCTACCCCAATTGGTTTGGTGTGCTTGCTCTTGACTCTTGCTGGAGGGGTTCTCTATCAGCAATCAGTCACCGGAGGAGCTGGAAATTCTTCCAACCAGCAAGAGTCTGGACTATCCAACCAAATTGACCAGAACAACAGTGCCGATGGTTATTCAGATGAGGATGATGAAAAAGGCATTTCTGATAAAATTTCTGGT GCTTTCTTTGCGCAGATAAATATGAGCTTGAAAGAGGGCAGAGATGGACCGGATGAACCATAA
- the LOC142540013 gene encoding GDP-fucose transporter 1-like isoform X1 has protein sequence MASIRLEASKPYYATSSLVIGYALCSSLLAVINKFAVAKFNYPGLLTALQYLTSALGVWILGKLGFLAHDPFVLETAKKFFPAAFVFYLAIFTNTNLLRHANVDTFIVFRSLTPLLVAIADTVFRRQPCPSKLTFLSLVIILGAAVGYVATDNGFTLTAYSWALAYLVTITTEMVYIKHMVMNLGLNTWGFVFYNNLLSLMMAPVFWIVTGEYVDVFMAIGRSSGGDLFNPVAFFAVSLSCVFGLLISFFGFAARKVISATAFTVTGVVNKFLTVAINVLIWDKHATPIGLVCLLLTLAGGVLYQQSVTGGAGNSSNQQESGLSNQIDQNNSADGYSDEDDEKGISDKISGAFFAQINMSLKEGRDGPDEP, from the exons ATGGCTTCTATTAGATTGGAGGCATCTAAGCCATACTATGCTACCAGCAGTCTTGTCATAGGCTATGCTCTCTGCTCTAGCTTACTTGCTGTTATCAACAAGTTTGCGGTCGCCAAGTTTAATTACCCGGGACTACTCACTGCTTTGCAGTACCTCACATCTGCTCTTGGGGTCTGGATATTGGGGAAATTAGGGTTCTTGGCACACGATCCATTCGTGCTGGAGACTGCTAAGAAGTTCTTTCCTGCGGCATTCGTCTTTTACTTGGCTATATTCACTAACACGAATCTCCTTCGCCACGCCAATGTGGATACATTCATAGTCTTTAGATCTCTCACTCCCCTTTTGGTGGCAATTGCAGATACTGTGTTTAGGAGACAGCCGTGTCCCTCCAAGTTAACGTTTTTATCCTTGGTGATCATATTGGGCGCTGCGGTTGGGTATGTAGCAACGGATAACGGGTTCACATTGACGGCCTATTCTTGGGCATTAGCATATCTTGTGACCATTACCACTGAGATGGTTTACATCAAGCACATGGTGATGAATCTTGGTTTGAATACGTGGGGATTTGTGTTTTACAATAATTTGTTGTCCCTGATGATGGCACCTGTCTTTTGGATTGTAACCGGAGAGTATGTTGATGTGTTTATGGCTATAGGAAGGTCGAGTGGTGGGGATTTGTTCAATCCGGTTGCCTTTTTTGCTGTCTCCTTGTCTTGTGTGTTTGGGTTGCTTATTAGTTTCTTTGGCTTTGCAGCTAGAAAGGTTATCTCAGCTACTGCATTCACAGTTACCGGTGTGGTGAACAAGTTTTTGACGGTTGCCATTAATGTGTTGATTTGGGATAAGCACGCTACCCCAATTGGTTTGGTGTGCTTGCTCTTGACTCTTGCTGGAGGGGTTCTCTATCAGCAATCAGTCACCGGAGGAGCTGGAAATTCTTCCAACCAGCAAGAGTCTGGACTATCCAACCAAATTGACCAGAACAACAGTGCCGATGGTTATTCAGATGAGGATGATGAAAAAGGCATTTCTGATAAAATTTCTGGT GCTTTCTTTGCGCAGATAAATATGAGCTTGAAAGAGGGCAGAGATGGACCGGATGAACCATAA
- the LOC142540011 gene encoding calmodulin-binding protein 60 B-like isoform X1, which yields MNIKRLLGEGSEGGSEAGENKRRRLSSNIFREVTAGQLLQEYVPKLEPLIQTWVREAVDSSFEKLSSSHDQIEPSSVSRTWQLRFQSNIPRTIYTGSKILSDDKSPVKVILYDPTSQRIITSGSISSSKVDLVVLDGEFNPDDHDEMGQQFDRKTVQNREGKRPLVSGELIVQLQEGVGHIDEIIFTDNSSWIRSGKFRLGAKLHARSDRIRVREGISDAFKVKDHRGKSYEKLYPPSLDDEVWRLEKIAKDGPSHKKLEECKIHSVKDFLRLYFKNPLYLRSLLHNISNKMWATIVGHALTCPVDNKLYVFSTVQGTSLVFDSVHKVVGATFDGQNYHSLDKLDVYHVEVVEHLKQHAYDNSEDWVLVADPSIIGPISTLLASAGESSFNNPSLDHTNMEGEHDYLETQMNVKHPTISFSQPYKGGEQYNSYLESVADQNQGTFNLALGNCFGVDNSPDEFLMGNGHTWASEDHYVGSQLLHQDLPEDGRPSGGARFRQSQHRHNVF from the exons ATGAACATTAAACGGCTACTCGGGGAGGGAAGTGAGGGAGGTTCTGAAGCTGGCGAGAATAAACGCCGGCGCTTAAGTTCCAA TATTTTCAGGGAGGTGACTGCTGGACAGCTGCTGCAAGAATATGTACCCAAATTGGAACCCCTCATCCAGACATGG GTGCGCGAGGCGGTGGACAGTTCGTTTGAAAAACTGAG TTCCTCTCACGACCAAATAGAACCATCCTCCGTATCCAGGACTTGGCAGTTGCGATTTCAGAGTAATATCCCCAGAACCATTTACACGGGGAGTAAAATTTTATCTGATGACAAAAGCCCTGTAAAAGTGATCTTGTATGATCCCACTTCCCAGAGAATAATAACTTCAGGTTCCATATCTTCAAGTAAAGTGGATCTCGTAGTCCTGGATGGTGAATTTAATCCTGATGATCACGACGAGATGGGACAACAGTTTGATCGCAAAACCGTGCAGAACAGAGAAGGGAAAAGACCGTTGGTAAGCGGAGAGTTGATTGTTCAATTGCAGGAGGGTGTAGGACACATCGATGAAATTATCTTCACAGACAATTCAAGCTGGATAAGAAGTGGGAAATTTAGATTGGGTGCTAAACTTCATGCCAGGTCTGATCGAATAAGGGTCAGGGAAGGAATTAGCGATGCCTTCAAGGTTAAAGACCATCGTGGCAAGT CATATGAGAAACTTTACCCGCCATCCTTGGATGATGAAGTTTGGCGATTGGAGAAGATTGCTAAAGATGGGCCATCCCATAAAAAATTGGAGGAGTGCAAGATACACTCTGTCAAAGATTTCTTGAGACTGTACTTCAAAAACCCGCTATACTTGCGTAGT TTGCTGCATAACATCTCCAATAAGATGTGGGCAACAATCGTTGGACATGCTTTAACCTGTCCAGTCGATAACAAGCTATACGTGTTCAGTACTGTGCAAGGGACCAGTCTAGTGTTCGACTCTGTCCACAAGGTCGTAGGAGCAACTTTTGATGGACAGAATTACCATTCTTTGGATAAACTCGACGTATATCATGTG GAGGTGGTGGAACATCTGAAGCAGCACGCATATGACAACTCGGAGGACTGGGTTTTGGTAGCCGACCCATCGATTATTGGCCCTATCTCGACTTTATTGGCAAGTGCTGGAGAAAGTTCATTTAACAATCCAAGTTTGGATCACACTAACATGGAAGGTGAACACG ATTATCTGGAAACGCAGATGAATGTCAAACATCCAACTATTTCATTTTCACAACCTTACAAAGGTGGAGAACAATATAATAGTTACTTGGAAAGTGTGGCAGACCAGAACCAAGGGACGTTCAATTTAGCATTGGGAAACTGTTTCGGGGTGGACAATTCCCCTGATGAATTCTTAATGGGAAATGGTCATACATGGGCTTCAGAAGATCACTATGTCGGATCACAACTGCTTCATCAAGATCTACCGGAGGATGGTAGACCTTCAGGTGGAGCAAGGTTCCGGCAATCACAACACAGGCACAATGTCTTCTGA